The Nostoc sp. 'Lobaria pulmonaria (5183) cyanobiont' DNA window GTAATAGTACCCCGACTCCTAGCCCCAACAGAGAAGGTAGCCGCCGCGAGAAAAGCTCTAAGAAGCCTCGTCGTGGCGGCGGTGGCGGCGGCGGTTCTCGTGAAAACAACACCACAACCACTGATTCAGATGCTATTCGTCCAGATCCTCGTTGGGCTTCGGAATTAGAAAAGCTGAAGCAGATGCTAGCTGCACAAACTACAAATTAATCCTCAAGGGAGAGAAATTAAAAATTAAAAATCAGAATTTTTTTTGATTTTTAATTTTTAATTGTTGATAATTATCTAGCTGCTTAGTTTAATGAACTTGCAGCTAATTTTGTAAGTACGTAGGCGCAGCCCGCCGTAGGAATCGCATCGCCACTAGTCATACTAAGGCGTAGTTGAGAGTTAGCAGCGAGGAGCGTGCAAATCGCCTAAGCTCCACAAAATCTATCTGGATTTCAATCAAATCAAATGACACATAAGTTTCACCAATTTATCATACTTATGTCATAAAAGTATATATGGATGCAACTATAGTTTATGTAGACTGATTGTTAAAACTTGCTTATAAAAACATAAAATTAAGTTTTTGTGATTAGACACATCAAAAAACTCGATCTTTATCAATGCGATCGCAGTAATTAGATGGATTTGATAAATTATAGTCAGTAATGCCAAAAGAACCGGAGGCGCGATCGCTCTAAAGATAATCTACACTCAAGGAGATACCGATCGTTTTCAGCTTCTGTTTATGTCCTCAACTCTAGATTCTTTGCCACCTGCGCTCGCTAAAATTGTCCAGCGCTTTCAACGCGCTTCCGAACCGAAGCGACGCTACGAACAGCTAATCTGGTATGCTCAGAAGCTCAATGAGTTCCCAGAAGCTGATAAATTACCCGAAAATAAAGTTCCTGGTTGCGTGTCTCAAGTTTATATCACCGCAGCCTTGGATGATGGTAAAGTTGTATTTCAGGGCGATTCCGATTCCCAGTTAACCAAAGGATTAGTAGGGCTTCTGGTAGAGGGATTAGATGGACTAACGCCAACTGAGATTGTCCAACTTACTCCAGATTTTATTCAAGAAACAGGTTTAAATGTTAGCCTGACACCTTCCCGTGCTAATGGATTTTACAACATTTTTAAAACCATGCAAAAAAAAGCATTGGAATCTAAAATTGGTCATTAGTCATTGGTCATCGGTCATTGGTCATTAGCAAAGGACAAATGACAAATGACAAAGGACAAATAAGGTACAACTACCAAAATTTAGTCTCATGTCAACCAATCTATTATCTACCTCTACTGCTATTGGCTTTGGTGGAGTAGTTCAAGAATATTTCTGGAACTGGGAAAACCAGCAATTGCGCGTTGTTTATGAAACCCTCGGTAAAGGTTCACCGCTATTGCTACTACCAGCTTTCAGCAGTGTTTCGACGCGTTTGGAAATGGGCGAACTTGCCAGGTTACTAGCTCCCAATTTTCAAGTTGTAGCCTTAGACTGGCCTGGATTTGGTGAATCTTCTCGCCCTAGTTTGAATTACCGACCAGAAATATATCAGCAATTTCTGGAAGATTTTGTCAAAGCTATTTTTAATACTCCGATTACTGCGGTGGCGGCTGGTCATGCTGCTAGTTACGTTTTACAATTAGCGGTGAAACAACCTGCTACTTTTTCACGGATTGTATTGTTAGGCCCTACTTGGCGTGGACCTTTGCCGACAATGGGAGCAAGTCAGCAAATAGCTGGCATTGTGAGAGAATTGGTGCGATCGCCTATACTTGGTCAAGCTCTCTACAAACTCAACACTACCCAATCTTTTTTAAGTTTTATGTACCGCCGTCATGTCTTTACTGACGCTGCTAAAATTACACCCAGTTTCATTGAGAAGAAATGGCACACGACTCAACAACCAGGAGCGCGATTTGCATCTGCTGCCTTTGTAACTGGTAATCTCGATGCTGTACACGAACAATCTGATTTTCTAGAACTTGTGCAGTCTTTAACCGTACCGCTCATGGTAGTAATTGGGGAATCTAGTCCTCCCAAATCACGAGAAGAAATGAACGCTTTGATAGCCTTACCAGGAGTGAGAAGCGTTGTCATTCCTGGTTCTCTGGGACTACATGAAGAATACCCAGCAGTTATTTTAGAAGCAGTTCAAGATTTTTTGTTCTCCCGATAAAATTCAATCCTCATACCAAGACGCAAAGAATCATTTTGCGCCTTGGTGCGAGATTAAAATTAGGGACTTCTAGAGAATAAAATATACACCCAATTAAAATGATAATCATTTTAAGGGTGAGAAAGCGGTTGCCGTCGGCAACCGCTTTCTCTTTCAATAAATATGCAATTCTTAGCAACTGGATATTTTATTTTCTGGAAGTCCCTTAAATTCACATGGTCAACTTTCTGTCAATGCGTAAGTCCTGTATAAATCAATAATTTCATCGATTTAAGATTTTTACTCTAAATCTTTTTATCATCTAAATAACTCGGCGTTAAAAAATCAACTTATGTGACGAAATGTAAAATCAGCGAACAGCTTATAAATGAGTGATTCCACAGTTTTTACAAAATTAAACGTACATGGGTTTTATCGTGCCGACCTACTTATGTTTTAATCTCCTTTTAATCTTTAAGTGTCAAGTTATTAACTTGGAATTGCTGCTGCTATGGGCAATTAATTGACAAAAATCTGCTTTATAACATACATTAATGTTATTCTTTTTGAGTTGACAAAATGCAATTAAACAGTACGTTTTTTGTTCATAAAAAATCATTGATTGCCCTAGCTGGAGCTACATTAGGTTTAGCTTTCCTAAGCAATGTCCGTCCCTCTCAAGCAGCTTCTATCACCACTACTTTTACAAGTGACAATGAACAAGCAGGTAACATGTTTGATGTTACTACCTTTCGCAGACCATTAACTGTCACCGATTTGAACATCAACGTTATGCAATTAAATGACCCTGCAAACGCCGTGATTGATGTCTACACTAAATCAGGGACTTATGTTGGTTCAGAAACTAATCCTGCTGCCTGGACTTTAGTGTCTGCGACTTCTCTGGCTTCAGCCAACCCAACAGACACTCCTACCTTTGTAGATGTTAGTGATTTTACTCTCCCAGCCAATTCAACTACAGGGCTATATGTTCTATTTCGAGGGCAACCAAATAGCGCGTTCGTCGCTGGTAGTAATACTAATATCCTGGCTTACACAGATGGCTCAAATACTTACAGCAACGCAGATATCAGTCTCAGCTTAGGTACTGGGAACAGAGGAACTTTTGGCACTAGCTTCAGTTCACGTACTTGGAATGGAACTATTTCTTATACTGCTGTTCCCGAACCATCAGAAGTACTAGGAATATTAACCTTTGGTCTAATCAGTGCTGGTTATCTACTACAGCATAAAGGCCGTAAATTAGCTTAGTTCAGTTTCATCACCATTAATTACAACTAGAGCGATACCTCACTTCATAGAATCGCTCTTTTTTACCTATTAGAATAGGACTTTGTAGAACAGAAATTTCAATAAGCAATCCTCAACTTTACTGATTGCGATCGCTCCTTCAATCATTTAAATTAAAACCTGATTCTTTACATAATCTTGCAGCTAGTGGTAAATATCTAGTTAAAACTGATACTTACTAACTCAAATTATTCGTTTTTAGCTATTGAAATTTTTAATTATATTTAACTAAATAATTTAATTCTTTATAAATTATAAAATTGTTAAATGTATGGTTTAGTTATAACTTGTTACACGTAATCTAGTACCAGTGTTTTTAAATTAGACTATTTCAGCCTCGATGTCAGCCTCCAAACCTACTTGCCCTAATTATAGTTCTCAACACACTGTCAAAAATAGCAGTATTCATAATCAAAAACCAAAATACCAGTGCCAAAACTGTAAAAGACAGTTTGTACAAAATCCCACTAATAAAGTTATTAGCAAAGATACGATAGAACTGATTTATAGACTTTTACTTGAGAAGATACTATGACTTAGGTATAGCACATAAGTCAGATGTATAATTTGGGTATTTAAGGCATGTTTAGCAGTCTGTATGTCTACGACGGGCTACGTCTACGCAAATATGCGAGTAAATCAGGGTTATGCCAAGCGCCTAAAACGACCAAACATCATAATGCATATTAGAGCTAATTTGTACAGTGCGTAAGTCCTAACTTATTACAGATGCATAAAAATAAAATATTTCTTGATTAAGTTATGTGATGATTTTGCTGAAACCCAAAATAATAGCAAGTTCGCACAAAAATATAAAAAGATTTATCATAGGCGATAATGATTATCCACAAGGTGAGACAAGAGGAATTTAGAGTATGGTGGCTGACGTAATCAACAATTCAGTTCCCGTTACTGTTCTTACAGGCTATTTGGGAGCAGGTAAAACGACTCTACTCAATCACATCCTCACCTACGAACATGGCAAAAAAGTTGCTGTGATTGTCAATGAATTTGGGGAAGTGGGTATTGATAATCAATTGATTATCGATACAGATGAAGAAATATTTGAAATGAACAATGGGTGTATCTGTTGTACAGTACGCGGCGATTTAATTCGGATCATCGGTAATTTGATGAAACGGCGTGATAAATTTGACCATTTAGTAATTGAAACAACTGGATTAGCTGATCCAGCACCAGTAATTCAGACATTTTTTGTGGATGAAGATTTGCAAAGCCAACTGTCTCTAGATGCAGTGGTGACAGTCGTAGATGCCAAGCATATTTGGCAGCACTGGGATGCAGACGAAGCACAAGAACAGATTGCTTTTGCTGATGTAATTTTACTTAATAAAACAGATTTGGTAGCGCCAGAAGAGTTGGATGAATTAGAAAAACGGATTCGGGCGATGAATGCGATCGCAAAAATCTACCGAACCCAAAATTCTGAACTAGGGATGGATGCTTTATTAGGTGTAAAAGCTTTTGATTTAGAACGCGCCTTAGAAATTGATCCAGATTTCTTAGGCGAAGATGCCCATGTACACGATGAAACTGTTTTTTCTGTAGCTTTAGTAGAAGCAGGTGCAGTCGATGGCGAAAAATTAAACACTTGGCTTTCGGAGTTACTGCGTACCCAAGGCCCAGATATCTTTCGGATGAAAGGTATTTTAAATATTGCTGGAGAAGATAATAGATTTGTATTCCAAGGAGTACACATGATATTTGACGGCAAACCCGATCGCCCCTGGAAACCAAGCGAAACCCCCAAAAACGAACTAGTCTTCATCGGCCGCAATCTTGATGCAGCCCAACTCAAGCAAGATTTTCTCGCTTGTCTAGCATAATTTAGAAAGTGGGAAGTAGAGAGTAGGGAATTTACCATTCCCCATTCCCCATTCCCCATTCCCCACTCCACACTTATAGATATGAACTCCACAACCAAATCTAAGGAATTTGAACAAAACTATTCGGGGACACTTTCAGATTATGTAACTGCGATCGCTTGGTCGCCACAAGGTCAAACTTTAGCAGCAACTTCCGCCGCCGGTGAAGTAGTTTTGTGGAATGATGGCGAACTCACAAGCTTACAAACTGCTAACGGTAAATCAGTAGACTGTCTAGCCTTTTCGCCAGATGGAAAATTTTTAGCGGTTGGTGGACAAGATGGACAGGTGAAAATTTGGCGCGACACTGAATTAATCGCCACATTGGAAAATGCTCCCGCATGGGTTGATAAACTAGCTTGGAATTACACCAGTAACCAACTGGCTTTTAGTTTGGGGCGTTATGTCCAAGTTTGGGATGCAGATACTCGTGAAATTGTCGTGACGCTGAATTTCGACAACTCTTCAGTATTGGGTATAGATTGGCGCATTGACGGACAATACTTAGCCATTAGTGGTTACAAGGGAGTGAAGATTTGGCATAGTCAAAACTGGGATGAAGAACCATACTGCTTAGATATGACTACTGTCAGTTTAGCTATGGCTTGGTCGCCCGATGGCAAATTCCTGGCTTCTGGCAACATGGATCGTAGTGTCACCGTTTTGGAGTGGAACAACCCCGATCCTTGGGTGATGCGTGGCTTCCCCGGTAAAATTCGCCAATTGGCATGGTCAGAAGCTATAACTAAAGTAGGTGCGCCAATACTGGCATCTTCTAGCGTTGAAGGTATTGTAGTCTGGGAAAAGCTAGAGGATGATTCATTAGGTTGGGAAGCAAGAGTATTAACAAATCATGTGGGTGTAATCAATGCGATCGCCTTTGCACCCAAAAGCTTCCTTCTCGCTTCTGCTGCTGCTGACGGCTGGTTATGTTTGTGGAACAAAGCCAAGGAAGTATCCCAAATTATCACAGGTGTCTCAGCAGGATTTTCTAGCCTAGCTTGGCATCACCAAGGCAAGTTACTGGCCGCCGGCGGTGAGCAGGGTGAATTACTTGTATGGTCAAAGGTTTTACGCGGTCAAGGCTTTGGACGTAGTTAAGCAATACTCACTAATTAAAGTTGAACCTCGGCAATTTATTGGCTATGCTGTATCAGCAAAGGTATCTTTGTAAATTATGAACATTATCAAACTGATTCTACTTGCCTGTCCTGCATTTCTGGTATCCATGCTGCTGGTAGTCAATCCAGCAAACGCATCCAGCCTGAAATCTACATACGCTACCCAAATTGTGACGGTGGTATCTACACAACAAATTCCCGATCTGGTAACACCAAACTTGATTCAAACATCTAATTCGATTATTGATCAACTTGGTTGTAATTGTGCCAACTGTGTTCAAGCCAAATTTCAGTCACTACAAGGCAAGCTGCCATCAGTCAGTTTTTAATAAAGTTAGGAGTTATAAATATTGTTGGGGCACAGCAATGCTGTGCCCTTATTAATTTTATAAGCTTTTTGTACCTAATTATCGCACTGGTTGCGGCATAATTATTTATGATATTCGCTGAAGTTCGCGCCTAAAAAACGAGGTAGGAAAGCTGTTAGGTGAATTCCTAGATACTGATAAAGCTGCTGGTAAGCCAGTGAAGTTGGTACGTTCGCCATCTGCACCTAAGCTGTTAAGCTCTTGTTAAAAGAGCTAGTCCGGGGATTATAAAACTTGCTAGAGTGAACAGAGTTAGCCTTAATGTCTAATCGCCAAAACCTATACATCTCATGGATTTTGCTAATATTGCATCCCAGCTAAACGCTGGAACGATTTTACCAGAGGGGATTGTTATTCTCACCCTCTTGGGGGTTTTGATTGTTGATTTGATTTTGGGGCGTACATCCGCACGCTGGATTGGATATCTAGCGATCGCAGGTTTATTTGCTTCGATTGTCGCCCTATATTTTCAATGGGACTCTCCTAATCCCATCGGTTTTACCGGCAGCTTTAACGGTGATGACCTGAGTATCGTCTTTCGCGGTATTATTGCCTTGTCTGCGATCGCAACTATACTGATGTCAATTCGCTACGTTGAGCAGAGCGGCACCGCTTTAGCAGAATTTATCGCTATTTTGCTGAGTGCTACTTTGGGAGGGATGTTTTTATCCGGGGCTAGTGAGTTGGTGATGATTTTCATCTCCCTAGAAACCCTGAGTATCTCCTCTTATTTGTTAACAGGTTATACCAAGCGTGACCCTCGCTCCAATGAAGCGGCGCTGAAATACTTGTTAATTGGAGCTTCCAGTACAGCAATATTTTTGTACGGTGTATCACTGCTGTATGGACTATCTGGAGGACAAACCGAACTAAGTGCGATCGCTAATGGCATTGCCACAGCTAAAGTCGGTCAATCTTTAGGTTTAGTGATTGCCCTGGTTTTTGCGATCGCAGGTATTGGCTTCAAAATCTCCGCAGCACCCTTCCACCAGTGGACACCAGACGTTTACGAAGGCGCTCCCACCCCAGTCATCGCCTTTTTATCTGTCGGTTCCAAAGCAGCTGGGTTTGCCCTAGCCATTCGCTTGCTGACAACAGCCTTCCCCCTTGTTGCTGACGAGTGGAGATTTGTCTTCACTGCTCTAGCCGTTCTCAGCATGATCTTGGGTAACGTAGTCGCCCTAGCCCAAACCAGCATGAAACGGATGCTAGCTTATTCATCCATTGCCCAAGCTGGATTTGTGATGATTGGTTTGATTGCTGGTACACAGGCAGGATACGCCAGTATGATATTTTACCTACTGGTTTACCTGTTCATGAACCTGTGCGGCTTTACCTGCATCATTCTGTTCTCACTACGCACGGGAACCGACCAGATTGCCGAATACTCTGGCTTATATCAAAAAGACCCACTCCTAACACTGGCGTTAAGTATCGCCCTGCTTTCCTTGGGTGGTATTCCACCATTGGCTGGGTTTTTCGGCAAGATTTACTTATTCTGGGCTGGTTGGCAAGCAGGACTTTATTGGTTAGTCTTGCTGGGTTTAGTTACCAGCGTCGTCTCCATCTACTACTACATTCGCGTAGTCAAGATGATGGTAGTCAAAGAACCTCATGAAATGTCCGACGCGGTGAAGAATTATCCACAAGTGCGTTGGGATTTGCCTGGGTTAAGACCTTTGCAGGTCGGTTTGGTGGTAACATTAATTGCCACTTCCATAGCAGGGATTTTGTCAAATCCACTGTTTACATTGGCTAACAATTCCATCTCCCATACCCCATTTTTGCAAGCAACAATCAACAGTAATGTAAAAGCACAAAAGCTACTGCTTTTGCCAAAGTTAGATTCGGTTAGTCAGTCTCAACCCTCAGTTGATTCTACTGCTAAGATTTAACCGATTCTCCATCAAACTTTATACTCAAAAAACGCCTGTTTGCAAATTAGCAGACAGGCGTTTATCATATCTTTGAAATTAAATTTAATCAGACTGAGTTAATAGGTATCTTAATTACAAATTCTGCACCTTTTCCTGGAACTGAAAAACAGCTAAGTTGTCCGTTATGTTTTTCAACTATAATCTGATAGCTTATATATAGCCCTAATCCAGTGCCTTTGCCAACTGCTTTCGTGGTAAAAAACGGATCGAATAGCTTTGAGCGAACTTGTTCATTTATCCCTAAACCATTATCAGCAATTGTAACCTCTATCCAGTTTTGATCGATTAACTCAGTTTTTATTTGAATTTTAGGATTATTCTCTGCAAATTGTTGATTATCAGCAGTTTGTGGATTTATTGCTGACCTCTGACCATTATTAGCCGACGCCTCCAGTGCATCGATCGCATTAGCAAGAATATTCATAAATGCTTGGTTGAGTTGACCAGGATAGCAAGTTACATTCGGCAGTTGACTGTATTTTTTGATGACTTTGATTTCTGGGTACTCATATTTAGCTTGCAGACGATGCTCTAAAATCATTAAAGCACTATCAATTCCTTCATGAATATTAACTTGCTTAAGTTGTGCTTCATCAAGTCTGGAAAAGTTACGTAGTGATTTAACAATTTCTTGAATGCGCTCTGCTCCTACTTTCATTGACTGGAATAGTTTACTTATATCTTGAATCAGAAAATCTAAATCTATTTCTTCTACTTTATCTTGGATTTCTGGAGGAATATTTGGACAAAGTTGTTGATAAATTTGCACCAATGTTAGTAAATCTTGAGTGTATTTATGGGCGTGGTGAAGATTCCCATAAATAAAACTTACAGGGTTATTAATTTCATGGGCAATACCAGCGACCATCTGACCTAAACTAGACATTTTTTCAGCTTGGATAAGCTGAGTTTGGGTAAGTTGTAGTTCGTTTAGTGTGTCTTGTAAAGCAGTTGTACGTTCCTCAACCCGAATTTCTAGCTCTTGATTCGCTTTCCAAAGCGCTTCTTCCGCTTGTTTTCGTCTCTGTACTTCCTTTCCTAATTCATCAATTTTTTCGTTTAAAAGAACGAAATTACTGCTGGCCAGGTTTCTATTTTCCAAGCGTAAGAGAATTAAAGCTGAAGATTCAGGAGACCAAGGTTGAATAACTGCTCCTTGACTACGACATATTAATGTTTGTCCATCATTCTTTCGGAAAGTCAAGGAGCCAATAACCATTGCTCTGCTACTTGAACAAGCTTGTAGGTACTTTACAACATCATCAGCAGACTGAGTTACAAGTTCAAACAGCATTATTCCCCGCAGTTCCTGACGGCGTAACCCCAATATATCTGCTACTGGTTGATTGGTCGCTAACAACTGACCTTCTCCACTCACCAGGAGTAAAGGTTCTGGTAAAACTCTGGCAAGTTCAAGAAATTGTTCAGGAGTCATGGGGCTTCCAATTTAAGGGTTCGACTCTACTTTACATATCTGCACTAAGCTTGTATTCTGGATTGATTTTGTTTGATGCTGAAGTATTTACACAGACTCTAGTCCTCTAAAGTATTCTCGACCTTCTGCATCTTCTGCCTCTTCTGTAAGTTTTAAGTAAACAATAACTTTACATCCAGAATAACCTCGTGCTATCGTCTCTTGCAATTCTACTTTCGCATATCCTAGATTATTAGCTGCGATCGTTCCAAAAACGTTTGAA harbors:
- a CDS encoding IS1/IS1595 family N-terminal zinc-binding domain-containing protein, which translates into the protein MSASKPTCPNYSSQHTVKNSSIHNQKPKYQCQNCKRQFVQNPTNKVISKDTIELIYRLLLEKIL
- a CDS encoding CobW family GTP-binding protein — its product is MVADVINNSVPVTVLTGYLGAGKTTLLNHILTYEHGKKVAVIVNEFGEVGIDNQLIIDTDEEIFEMNNGCICCTVRGDLIRIIGNLMKRRDKFDHLVIETTGLADPAPVIQTFFVDEDLQSQLSLDAVVTVVDAKHIWQHWDADEAQEQIAFADVILLNKTDLVAPEELDELEKRIRAMNAIAKIYRTQNSELGMDALLGVKAFDLERALEIDPDFLGEDAHVHDETVFSVALVEAGAVDGEKLNTWLSELLRTQGPDIFRMKGILNIAGEDNRFVFQGVHMIFDGKPDRPWKPSETPKNELVFIGRNLDAAQLKQDFLACLA
- a CDS encoding WD40 repeat domain-containing protein; amino-acid sequence: MNSTTKSKEFEQNYSGTLSDYVTAIAWSPQGQTLAATSAAGEVVLWNDGELTSLQTANGKSVDCLAFSPDGKFLAVGGQDGQVKIWRDTELIATLENAPAWVDKLAWNYTSNQLAFSLGRYVQVWDADTREIVVTLNFDNSSVLGIDWRIDGQYLAISGYKGVKIWHSQNWDEEPYCLDMTTVSLAMAWSPDGKFLASGNMDRSVTVLEWNNPDPWVMRGFPGKIRQLAWSEAITKVGAPILASSSVEGIVVWEKLEDDSLGWEARVLTNHVGVINAIAFAPKSFLLASAAADGWLCLWNKAKEVSQIITGVSAGFSSLAWHHQGKLLAAGGEQGELLVWSKVLRGQGFGRS
- a CDS encoding NAD(P)H-quinone oxidoreductase subunit N — translated: MDFANIASQLNAGTILPEGIVILTLLGVLIVDLILGRTSARWIGYLAIAGLFASIVALYFQWDSPNPIGFTGSFNGDDLSIVFRGIIALSAIATILMSIRYVEQSGTALAEFIAILLSATLGGMFLSGASELVMIFISLETLSISSYLLTGYTKRDPRSNEAALKYLLIGASSTAIFLYGVSLLYGLSGGQTELSAIANGIATAKVGQSLGLVIALVFAIAGIGFKISAAPFHQWTPDVYEGAPTPVIAFLSVGSKAAGFALAIRLLTTAFPLVADEWRFVFTALAVLSMILGNVVALAQTSMKRMLAYSSIAQAGFVMIGLIAGTQAGYASMIFYLLVYLFMNLCGFTCIILFSLRTGTDQIAEYSGLYQKDPLLTLALSIALLSLGGIPPLAGFFGKIYLFWAGWQAGLYWLVLLGLVTSVVSIYYYIRVVKMMVVKEPHEMSDAVKNYPQVRWDLPGLRPLQVGLVVTLIATSIAGILSNPLFTLANNSISHTPFLQATINSNVKAQKLLLLPKLDSVSQSQPSVDSTAKI
- a CDS encoding SufE family protein, translated to MSSTLDSLPPALAKIVQRFQRASEPKRRYEQLIWYAQKLNEFPEADKLPENKVPGCVSQVYITAALDDGKVVFQGDSDSQLTKGLVGLLVEGLDGLTPTEIVQLTPDFIQETGLNVSLTPSRANGFYNIFKTMQKKALESKIGH
- a CDS encoding alpha/beta fold hydrolase, which codes for MSTNLLSTSTAIGFGGVVQEYFWNWENQQLRVVYETLGKGSPLLLLPAFSSVSTRLEMGELARLLAPNFQVVALDWPGFGESSRPSLNYRPEIYQQFLEDFVKAIFNTPITAVAAGHAASYVLQLAVKQPATFSRIVLLGPTWRGPLPTMGASQQIAGIVRELVRSPILGQALYKLNTTQSFLSFMYRRHVFTDAAKITPSFIEKKWHTTQQPGARFASAAFVTGNLDAVHEQSDFLELVQSLTVPLMVVIGESSPPKSREEMNALIALPGVRSVVIPGSLGLHEEYPAVILEAVQDFLFSR
- a CDS encoding ATP-binding protein encodes the protein MTPEQFLELARVLPEPLLLVSGEGQLLATNQPVADILGLRRQELRGIMLFELVTQSADDVVKYLQACSSSRAMVIGSLTFRKNDGQTLICRSQGAVIQPWSPESSALILLRLENRNLASSNFVLLNEKIDELGKEVQRRKQAEEALWKANQELEIRVEERTTALQDTLNELQLTQTQLIQAEKMSSLGQMVAGIAHEINNPVSFIYGNLHHAHKYTQDLLTLVQIYQQLCPNIPPEIQDKVEEIDLDFLIQDISKLFQSMKVGAERIQEIVKSLRNFSRLDEAQLKQVNIHEGIDSALMILEHRLQAKYEYPEIKVIKKYSQLPNVTCYPGQLNQAFMNILANAIDALEASANNGQRSAINPQTADNQQFAENNPKIQIKTELIDQNWIEVTIADNGLGINEQVRSKLFDPFFTTKAVGKGTGLGLYISYQIIVEKHNGQLSCFSVPGKGAEFVIKIPINSV